One region of Triticum aestivum cultivar Chinese Spring chromosome 6B, IWGSC CS RefSeq v2.1, whole genome shotgun sequence genomic DNA includes:
- the LOC123136307 gene encoding uncharacterized protein isoform X2, whose translation MTASTIAHEKTFCIKKMKLLHTCGAHGEKTKVTVDWMARTCEQQLRDNPRAGVDAILKRTKTKYGLEVSKTEAYRARSLATEVVEGDMKGQYTRFRDYLQAVLDTNPGSRCIVTITELELHPSPNPRFHYMFYYLNASKEGFLNGCRPFIDGCFIKLSTGQQILVATGRDGNNNIFPIAIGIVDKEDKDSCTWFLSQLRACIGEGNKWGTGTFTIIFDRQKGMLNAIQAVFSHSPQRYCLRHIYANFQSAGYRSEELKKHIDNAAYSYTKNGFEVAMNELKKEDEDAWKWLCNIPKETWARHAMDHTCKTDLVVNNLSEVFNKDDTRCEEQANKELCRWIQN comes from the exons ATGACTGCATCAACAATTGCTCATGAGAAGACATTCTGCATCAAGAAGATGAAGTTGTTACATACTTGTGGTGCACATGGAGAAAAAACAAAAGTGACAGTTGACTGGATGGCCAGAACCTGTGAGCAGCAACTGAGGGATAATCCAAGGGCTGGTGTTGATGCAATTTTAAAAAGAACAAAGACTAAGTATGGGCTTGAAGTGTCAAAGACCGAGGCCTACAGGGCAAGGTCATTGGCCACTGAAGTGGTGGAAGGTGACATGAAGGGACAATACACAAGGTTTAGGGATTATCTTCAAGCTGTGCTTGATACCAACCCTGGGAGCAGATGCATTGTGACTATCACAGAGCTTGAGCTCCATCCTAGTCCAAATCCTAGGTTCCACTACATGTTCTACTATCTGAATGCTTCAAAAGAAGGTTTCTTGAATGGGTGTAGGCCCTTTATAG ATGGTTGCTTTATCAAGCTTTCTACTGGGCAACAGATACTTGTTGCCACTGGTAGGGATGGGAATAACAACATATTCCCTATTGCAATTGGTATTGTTGATAAGGAGGACAAGGATAGTTGTACTTGGTTTCTTAGCCAGTTGAGAGCTTGCATTGGAGAGGGGAACAAGTGGGGCACGGGCACATTCACAATCATCTTTGATAGACAAAAG GGGATGTTGAATGCAATTCAAGCTGTGTTCTCACACTCACCTCAAAGATATTGTCTTAGACATATCTATGCAAATTTCCAGTCAGCAGGCTACAGGAGTGAGGAGTTGAAGAAGCATATCGACAATGCTGCATATTCATACACAAAGAATGGTTTTGAGGTTGCAATGAATGAACTGAAAAAGGAGGATGAAGATGCTTGGAAGTGGCTTTGTAATATCCCTAAAGAGACTTGGGCAAGGCATGCTATGGATCACACATGCAAGACAGACCTAGTAGTCAACAATCTTAGTGAAGTATTTAACAAAGATGATACTAGATGTGAGGAACAAGCCAATAAGGAGCTGTGTAGATGGATTCAGAACTAA
- the LOC123136306 gene encoding probable protein phosphatase 2C 10, whose translation MGFRGDDSPVTGGGISEKGRFSYGFASCAGKRASMEDFYETRVDDVDGETVGLFGVFDGHGGARAAEYVKKHLFSNLIKHPKFMTDTKAAIAETFNHTDSEFLKADSSHTRDAGSTASTAILVGGRLVVANVGDSRAVVSKGGKAIAVSRDHKPDQTDERQRIEEAGGFVMWAGTWRVGGVLAVSRAFGDKLLKQYVVADPEIKEEVVDSSLEFLILASDGLWDVVTNDEAVAMVKPIEDPEQAAKGLLQEASQRGSADNITVVIVRFLDGTTTSAGDGPSEEVAKDQSEEVAKDQSS comes from the exons ATGGGGTTCAGGGGCGACGACTCGCCGGTCACCGGAGGCGGTATCAG TGAAAAAGGCAGGTTCAGTTATGGGTTTGCAAGCTGTGCTGGGAAAAGGGCATCAATGGAGGATTTCTACGAGACAAGAGTGGATGATGTTGATGGAGAGACTGTTGGGTTGTTTGGCGTATTTGATG GtcacggcggagctcgagcagctgAATATGTGAAAAAGCACCTTTTCAGCAATTTAATCAAGCATCCAAAATTCATGACAGATACAAAGGCTGCTATTG CTGAAACATTCAACCATACCGATTCAGAGTTTCTGAAAGCTGATAGTAGCCACACCAGAGATGCTGGCTCAACTGCCTCAACAGCTATTCTTGTCGGTGGTCGCTTGGTGGTTGCAAATGTTGGTGATTCTAGAGCTGTTGTTTCTAAAGGAGGGAAGG CTATTGCGGTTTCCAGGGATCACAAACCTGACCAGACAGACGAGAGACAGAGAATTGAGGAAGCTGGAGGCTTTGTGATGTGGGCTG GGACATGGCGTGTTGGTGGTGTTCTTGCTGTTTCTCGAGCATTTGGTGATAAACTTCTAAAGCAGTATGTCGTTGCTGATCCAGAGATCAAG GAGGAGGTTGTCGACAGCTCACTGGAATTCCTAATCCTCGCTAGTGATGGGCTGTGGGATGTTGTAACTAACGAT GAAGCTGTTGCCATGGTCAAGCCAATAGAGGATCCTGAGCAAGCAGCGAAGGGACTACTTCAAGAAGCTTCCCAAAGGGGCAGTGCTGACAACATCACTGTCGTCATTGTTCGCTTCTTGGACGGAACGACGACGTCTGCTGGAGATGGACCGAGCGAGGAGGTTGCCAAGGACCAAAGTGAGGAGGTCGCCAAGGACCAATCCTCATAG
- the LOC123136307 gene encoding uncharacterized protein isoform X1: protein MCSLDDEMWEIRYHFQGKDNLERTISLSEITYINMLALLETKEGYTEADYMFYMKEEGKGAAGMQVIDSEESVEEMLDHYAEEKVLNITVIKANEPNPGEFNRANIVEEQVPINNVGDSNIISIDEAGVLFPISIEDPVEELYAMPIAVVEPGEEAAYINTQQSMTLKKAKGKEKLQEDVRPSDDEGFVDLNWCEEKEEEHDIGNEEEDEIIEKLKQKRKQREDPMHHFEGDIEVEEMCPEAKDSDTEPETPLPQTFKKVGKAGPTTRSHHEADIEVIPDFIPSDDSACFPGDYGISESDDESGLPLPCGRKSQAKRARTRIWYDESKPDAHDQLCLSMCFTDVYQFRRALRNFHIRILRNF, encoded by the coding sequence ATGTGTAGTTTGGATGATGAGATGTGGGAAATAAGGTACCATTTTCAAGGGAAAGACAACTTGGAAAGGACCATTTCTCTGTCAGAAATTACTTATATTAACATGTTAGCACTGCTAGAGACGAAAGAGGGATATACTGAAGCTGACTACATGTTCTATATGAAAGAAGAGGGAAAGGGGGCAGCAGGGATGCAGGTTATTGACAGTGAAGAGAGTGTGGAGGAGATGCTAGACCATTATGCTGAGGAGAAGGTGCTCAACATAACTGTAATTAAGGCTAATGAGCCTAATCCAGGAGAGTTTAACAGGGCAAATATTGTGGAGGAACAAGTACCTATAAATAATGTGGGGGATTCCAACATTATTTCTATAGATGAGGCAGGAGTGTTGTTCCCTATTTCTATTGAAGACCCAGTTGAGGAGCTGTATGCTATGCCTATTGCTGTTGTAGAGCCAGGTGAAGAGGCTGCTTACATTAATACACAACAGAGCATGACTTTGAAAAAAGCAAAGGGCAAAGAGAAATTACAGGAAGATGTTAGGCCCTCTGATGATGAAGGGTTTGTTGATTTGAACTGGtgtgaagagaaagaggaagagcaTGACATAGgtaatgaggaggaagatgaaatcattgagaagttgaagcagaaaaggaaacagagagaggatCCTATGCATCACTTTGAAGGAGACATAGAAGTGGAAGAGATGTGTCCAGAGGCAAAGGACTCAGACACAGAACCTGAGACACCACTTCCTCAAACATTTAAGAAAGTAGGCAAAGCTGGCCCCACTACAAGATCACACCATGAAGCTGACATTGAGGTAATTCCTGATTTCATTCCATCAGATGATTCAGCTTGTTTCCCTGGGGACTATGGCATTAGTGAATCAGATGATGAGTCAGGTCTGCCACTGCCTTGTGGAAGGAAGAGTCAAGCCAAGAGGGCCAGGACTAGGATCTGGTATGATGAGAGCAAGCCAGATGCTCATGACCAACTTTGCTTGAGTATGTGCTTCACTGATGTGTATCAGTTTAGAAGAGCACTTAGGAATTTTCATATCAGAATCCTTAGAAATTTCTAG